In Oncorhynchus tshawytscha isolate Ot180627B linkage group LG28, Otsh_v2.0, whole genome shotgun sequence, a genomic segment contains:
- the dynlt5 gene encoding dynein light chain Tctex-type 5: protein MSDLAKEKAARLLKKRGSVSSLGSHDVRAKETGGKIKDSISTVSYIDEPGHHDDNPRPTVQMENTFQLAPHRRFPVLTVNDILKDVLDSYLQEEKYEAELCRQMTKTISEVIKARVKDLMVPRYKIIVLISIGQLSEQNMRIGSRCLWDSSNDTFSSHSFKNSSLFAVANVYAVYVE from the exons ATGTCTGATTTAGCTAAAGAAAAGGCAGCTCGTCTTCTGAAGAAGAGAGGTAGTGTGTCATCCCTTGGCAGCCATGATGTCAGAGCCAAGGAAACAGGGGGCAAGATCAAGGA TTCTATAAGCACCGTGTCCTATATCGATGAGCCTGGTCACCATGACGATAACCCTCGACCCACAGTACAGATGGAGAACACCTTCCAATTGG CACCACATAGACGCTTCCCTGTTCTCACGGTCAATGACATCCTGAAGGATGTGCTCGACAGTTACCTGCAAGAAGAGAAGTATGAAGCTGAGCTCTGTCGGCAGATGACAAAGACCATATCTGAG GTGATCAAAGCCAGGGTGAAGGATCTGATGGTTCCCCGTTATAAGATCATTGTTCTGATCAGCATCGGACAGCTCAGTGAACAGAACATGCGCATCGGGAGCCGCTGTCTGTGGGACTCCTCCAACGATACCTTCTCCTCACACTCCTTCAAGAACAGCTCTCTCTTCGCCGTGGCCAACGTCTACGCTGTTTACGTTGAGTGA
- the LOC112227180 gene encoding relaxin-3-like, which translates to MKSQLFSLLLLCVLCVREVRLEDAATVRAVRLCGREFLRAVVYTCGGSRWRRLPVEDINGRVDQNGLKPWGAEPVMDQRRRDLNEALTTVCCQLGCRKSDLTIMC; encoded by the exons ATGAAGTCCCAGttgttctctctgctgctgctgtgtgtgctgtgtgtaagGGAGGTTCGATTGGAGGATGCTGCGACTGTGAGAGCTGTGCGGCTCTGTGGACGGGAGTTCCTGAGGGCCGTGGTGTACACCTGTGGAGGGTCAAGGTGGAGAAGGCTTCCAGTAGAGGACATAAATG GAAGGGTGGACCAGAATGGTCTGAAACCATGGGGGGCTGAGCCTGTGATGGACCAGAGACGACGAGACTTGAACGAAGCCCTGACCACCGTGTGCTGTCAACTGGGCTGTCGGAAGAGCGACCTTACAATCATGTGCTAG